A section of the Saccharopolyspora gregorii genome encodes:
- a CDS encoding dihydroxyacetone kinase family protein, whose protein sequence is MARLFNDPGSFAEEMLEGFAAAQAHRVRRVPGGVVRRDRARSGEVAVVIGGGSGHYPAFSGLVGDGLAHGAAMGNLFASPSAQQVRSVATSAHNGGGVLLCYGNYAGDVLHFGLAEQRLRGDGIDCRTVVVTDDVSSAPADERDKRRGVAGDLVVFKAAAAAAAAGYDLDEVARVAAHANDRTRSFGVAFGGCTLPGADEPLFTVPDGKMAVGLGIHGEPGIAEQDVPSADELAELFVRTLLAEVPDGVEVAGSRVVVLLNGLGSVKYEELFVVYRRVAALLAEAGVEVVEPEVGELVTSFDMAGASLTLCWLDEELERFWRAPADSAAYRKTPAVAAADVEAGEDFVALDVIPPATGESRESARCALAALEAVKSTVDDNVAELGRIDAVAGDGDHGIGMQRGADAAVAVARDAVERGAGAGSTLNRAADAWADRAGGTSGALWGVALRAIGAEFGDETAPGPRTTGAAVRAAADAVVRLGKAELGDKTMVDVLVPFADELESALAAGSGLATAWDAAATTAAKAAEATASLRPLRGRARPLAEKSLGTPDAGAVSLSLITRAVHAVLAR, encoded by the coding sequence ATGGCCCGCCTGTTCAACGACCCCGGCTCGTTCGCCGAGGAGATGCTGGAAGGTTTCGCCGCCGCCCAGGCGCACCGGGTGCGCCGGGTGCCCGGCGGAGTGGTCCGCCGCGACCGAGCCCGCAGCGGCGAGGTGGCCGTCGTCATCGGCGGCGGCTCCGGGCACTACCCCGCGTTCAGCGGCCTGGTCGGCGACGGCCTCGCGCACGGGGCTGCGATGGGGAACCTGTTCGCCTCGCCATCCGCGCAGCAGGTGCGCTCGGTGGCGACCTCGGCGCACAACGGCGGCGGAGTGCTGCTGTGCTACGGGAACTACGCCGGGGACGTGCTGCACTTCGGCCTCGCCGAGCAGCGGCTGCGCGGTGACGGCATCGACTGCCGCACCGTGGTCGTCACCGACGACGTCTCCAGCGCCCCGGCCGACGAGCGGGACAAGCGGCGCGGCGTCGCAGGCGACCTGGTGGTGTTCAAGGCCGCGGCGGCGGCCGCAGCGGCCGGCTACGACCTCGACGAGGTGGCACGGGTCGCCGCGCACGCCAACGACCGCACCCGCTCCTTCGGCGTCGCCTTCGGCGGCTGCACCCTGCCCGGCGCGGACGAGCCGCTGTTCACCGTGCCGGACGGGAAGATGGCCGTGGGGCTGGGGATCCACGGCGAACCGGGCATCGCCGAGCAGGACGTGCCGAGCGCCGACGAGCTCGCCGAGCTGTTCGTGCGCACCCTGCTCGCCGAGGTGCCCGACGGCGTCGAGGTCGCCGGATCGCGGGTCGTGGTGCTGCTCAACGGGCTCGGTTCGGTGAAGTACGAGGAGCTGTTCGTGGTGTACCGCCGGGTCGCCGCGCTGCTCGCCGAAGCCGGGGTGGAGGTCGTCGAGCCCGAGGTCGGCGAGCTGGTGACCAGCTTCGACATGGCGGGCGCCTCCCTCACGCTGTGCTGGCTGGACGAGGAGCTGGAGCGGTTCTGGCGCGCCCCCGCCGATTCGGCCGCCTACCGCAAGACCCCGGCGGTCGCCGCCGCGGACGTCGAGGCGGGCGAGGACTTCGTGGCGCTGGACGTGATCCCGCCCGCCACCGGCGAATCGCGGGAGTCGGCGCGCTGCGCGCTGGCCGCGCTCGAAGCCGTGAAGTCCACTGTGGACGACAACGTGGCGGAGCTGGGCCGGATCGACGCCGTCGCGGGCGACGGCGACCACGGCATCGGCATGCAGCGCGGCGCGGACGCGGCCGTGGCCGTCGCCCGCGATGCCGTCGAACGCGGTGCGGGCGCGGGCAGCACCCTCAACCGCGCCGCCGACGCCTGGGCCGACCGGGCCGGCGGCACCTCGGGTGCGTTGTGGGGCGTGGCGCTGCGCGCGATCGGCGCCGAGTTCGGCGACGAGACCGCCCCCGGTCCGCGCACCACCGGCGCCGCCGTGCGCGCCGCCGCCGACGCGGTGGTGCGGCTGGGCAAGGCCGAACTCGGCGACAAGACCATGGTCGACGTGCTGGTGCCCTTCGCCGACGAGCTGGAATCCGCGCTCGCCGCCGGATCCGGCCTCGCCACCGCGTGGGACGCCGCCGCCACCACCGCCGCGAAGGCCGCGGAGGCCACCGCCTCGCTGCGCCCGCTGCGCGGCCGCGCCCGCCCGCTGGCGGAGAAGAGCCTCGGCACCCCGGACGCGGGGGCCGTCTCGCTGTCGCTGATCACCCGCGCGGTGCACGCCGTGCTCGCCAGGTGA
- a CDS encoding MFS transporter translates to MDTSTAAQQRGPGVEKSAIRKVAVRLVPFVALMFFVNYLDRTAISFAAPNGMRDDLALSAAQFGFASGVFFVGYLLLEVPSNIALNKFGARRWLARIMVSWGVVALLFTWVQDFTQLAVLRFLLGVAEAGFFPGAVLFLSLWVPARHRGKILALFYLAQPLTTVIGAPLAGWLIQQHGVFGLEGWRFMFFGVAIPAIVLGVVAWFYLADDPREAKWLTAAEKDWLTGELAAEKEHTAAESGHHGLRSVFGNGRVWTLAMLYFGFIYGLYTLAFFLPAIIGDFEQRFGTTFGVFEKGLITAVPYLPAAIALYLWSRDATRRGLRSWHITVPAVVGAISVPLALFAGSPVLTIAIITVTACAIFAALPNFWTLPTKFLTGVAAAAGIALINTLGNLAGFLAPYVTGALFDWTGSYVVPMFVVGAFLLLSAVLMVLLTRTERADRRVPAAE, encoded by the coding sequence GTGGACACCTCGACCGCCGCGCAGCAGCGCGGTCCGGGGGTGGAGAAGTCGGCCATTCGCAAGGTCGCCGTCCGCCTCGTGCCGTTCGTGGCCTTGATGTTCTTCGTCAACTACCTCGACCGGACGGCGATCAGCTTCGCCGCGCCGAACGGGATGCGCGACGACCTGGCGCTGTCCGCGGCCCAGTTCGGCTTCGCCTCCGGCGTGTTCTTCGTCGGCTACCTGCTGCTGGAAGTGCCCAGCAACATCGCGCTGAACAAGTTCGGCGCCCGCCGCTGGCTCGCCCGGATCATGGTCAGCTGGGGCGTGGTGGCGCTGCTGTTCACCTGGGTGCAGGACTTCACCCAGCTCGCCGTGCTGCGCTTCCTGCTCGGCGTCGCCGAAGCCGGGTTCTTCCCCGGTGCCGTGCTGTTCCTGAGCCTGTGGGTGCCCGCCCGGCACCGCGGCAAGATCCTCGCGCTGTTCTACCTCGCGCAGCCGCTGACCACCGTCATCGGCGCCCCGCTGGCCGGCTGGCTGATCCAGCAGCACGGGGTGTTCGGGCTGGAGGGCTGGCGCTTCATGTTCTTCGGCGTCGCGATCCCCGCCATCGTGCTCGGCGTCGTCGCCTGGTTCTACCTCGCCGACGACCCGCGCGAAGCGAAGTGGCTGACCGCGGCCGAGAAGGACTGGCTGACCGGCGAACTCGCCGCCGAGAAGGAGCACACGGCCGCCGAATCCGGGCACCACGGCCTCCGCTCGGTGTTCGGCAACGGCCGGGTGTGGACGCTGGCGATGTTGTACTTCGGGTTCATCTACGGGCTCTACACGCTCGCGTTCTTCCTCCCCGCGATCATCGGCGACTTCGAGCAGCGGTTCGGCACCACGTTCGGCGTGTTCGAGAAGGGCCTCATCACCGCGGTCCCGTACCTGCCCGCGGCGATCGCGCTGTACCTGTGGTCCCGGGACGCCACCCGGCGCGGGCTGCGGTCCTGGCACATCACCGTGCCCGCCGTCGTGGGCGCGATCAGCGTGCCGCTCGCGCTGTTCGCCGGCTCCCCCGTGCTGACCATCGCGATCATCACCGTCACCGCCTGCGCGATCTTCGCGGCGCTGCCGAACTTCTGGACGCTGCCCACGAAGTTCCTCACCGGCGTGGCCGCCGCCGCGGGCATCGCGCTGATCAACACGCTGGGCAACCTGGCCGGGTTCCTCGCGCCGTACGTGACCGGCGCGCTGTTCGACTGGACCGGCTCCTACGTGGTGCCGATGTTCGTCGTCGGCGCGTTCCTGCTGCTGTCCGCCGTGCTGATGGTGCTGCTCACGCGCACCGAGCGGGCCGACCGCCGCGTGCCCGCCGCCGAGTGA
- a CDS encoding FadR/GntR family transcriptional regulator, which yields MPPYPDNPDAAFGAALGTVSAGTAVSAVAKRLLDLFTTGDLEPGTRLPPERSLATSLGVGRSAIREALAALEILGIVDVRPGSGTYLRGSASELLPQTLSWGLMLGEPRTRELVEVRNGLEVLAVRSAAVRRTDDDLADLAAQLDGMRENRTELDKFVEADRLFHLRIAVASGNVVLQQLLQNVRSLLRLWVERALADQGHADLALAEHELVYAALRDGDPDAAAEAMSAHMHTAAGRLAEHFGQEA from the coding sequence ATGCCTCCGTACCCGGACAACCCCGATGCCGCGTTCGGCGCCGCCCTCGGCACCGTATCCGCAGGTACGGCGGTCTCCGCGGTCGCCAAGCGACTGCTGGACCTGTTCACCACCGGCGACCTGGAGCCCGGCACCCGGCTGCCGCCGGAGCGCAGCCTCGCCACCTCGCTCGGCGTCGGGCGTTCGGCGATCCGGGAAGCGCTCGCGGCGCTGGAGATCCTCGGCATCGTCGACGTGCGGCCCGGCTCCGGCACCTACCTGCGCGGCAGCGCCTCCGAGCTGCTGCCGCAGACGCTGAGCTGGGGGCTCATGCTCGGCGAGCCGCGCACCCGCGAACTCGTCGAGGTGCGCAACGGGCTGGAGGTGCTGGCGGTGCGCAGCGCCGCCGTCCGCCGCACCGACGACGACCTCGCCGACCTCGCCGCCCAGCTGGACGGGATGCGGGAGAACCGCACCGAACTGGACAAGTTCGTCGAAGCCGACCGGCTGTTCCACCTGCGGATCGCGGTGGCCTCCGGGAACGTGGTGCTGCAGCAGCTGCTGCAGAACGTGCGCTCGCTGCTGCGGTTGTGGGTGGAGCGGGCGCTGGCCGACCAGGGCCACGCCGACCTCGCGCTCGCCGAGCACGAGCTCGTCTACGCGGCCCTGCGCGACGGCGACCCGGACGCCGCCGCCGAAGCCATGAGCGCCCACATGCACACCGCCGCCGGCCGGCTCGCCGAGCACTTCGGCCAGGAGGCATGA
- a CDS encoding SdrD B-like domain-containing protein encodes MRGIMAAMLAAPLLVATAALPAQAEAAPSDGGLDGVVYLDADGDGERQADEAGAAGITVSYSWASGDVHGKLVTDENGHYAVADLPYGKYSVQVYADGHSNTTPWAVGTSVWGPGDSGIDFGIR; translated from the coding sequence GTGCGAGGAATCATGGCCGCGATGCTCGCGGCGCCGTTGCTGGTGGCCACCGCCGCGCTGCCCGCGCAGGCCGAGGCCGCGCCGTCGGACGGCGGGCTGGACGGGGTCGTCTACCTCGACGCCGACGGGGACGGCGAACGGCAGGCCGACGAGGCGGGGGCAGCGGGGATCACCGTCTCCTACAGCTGGGCGAGCGGCGATGTGCACGGGAAGCTGGTGACCGACGAGAACGGCCACTACGCGGTCGCGGACCTGCCCTACGGCAAGTACTCGGTGCAGGTCTACGCCGACGGGCACTCGAACACCACGCCGTGGGCGGTCGGGACGTCCGTGTGGGGCCCGGGCGACTCGGGCATCGACTTCGGCATCCGGTGA
- a CDS encoding cytochrome P450, translating to MSTTAEALPQLPFDRPNVLEIAPLYEVLRKQAPITRVRTPAGDPAWLITSFEEARAVFGDGRFGRSHPAPEQAAKISDAGVLNGPNGDYDTEQARHNRMRKLLTPAFSAKRMRLLTDHVQDLVRGCLDSMQAAHDANPGAPVDLHEHLSFPLPVLVICELLGVPFEDREYFAGLSDRMSRLGTGDAAQAARVELAEYMARLAEAKRHSPGEDVVTDLVRAQEADPDFDDGELSRLASGLLFAGHETTVTRIDLGVLLLLTDLDRRDEFAADPAGRVQQTVEEILRVADPSGLGLLRYAHEDVEVGGQLIARGDAVLIPTGAANRDESVYGEPEHFDPERKPNVHLTFGHGMHFCIGASLARTELKVVFTELFQRFPKLRLAVDVDDLDVRSDRVTGGVKALPITW from the coding sequence ATGAGCACCACGGCCGAAGCCCTGCCGCAGCTGCCGTTCGACCGGCCGAACGTGCTGGAGATCGCGCCGCTGTACGAGGTGCTGCGCAAGCAGGCGCCGATCACCCGGGTGCGCACGCCCGCCGGGGACCCGGCGTGGCTGATCACCTCGTTCGAGGAGGCGCGCGCCGTGTTCGGCGACGGGCGGTTCGGCCGTTCGCACCCCGCTCCGGAGCAGGCCGCGAAGATCTCCGACGCGGGCGTCCTCAACGGACCGAACGGCGACTACGACACCGAGCAGGCCCGGCACAACCGGATGCGCAAGCTGCTCACCCCCGCGTTCTCCGCGAAGCGGATGCGGCTGCTCACCGACCACGTGCAGGACCTGGTGCGGGGCTGCCTGGACTCGATGCAGGCCGCGCACGACGCGAACCCCGGCGCACCGGTGGACCTGCACGAGCACCTGTCGTTCCCGTTGCCGGTGCTGGTGATCTGCGAACTCCTCGGAGTGCCGTTCGAGGACCGCGAGTACTTCGCCGGGCTCTCCGACCGGATGAGCCGGCTGGGCACCGGCGACGCCGCACAGGCCGCGCGGGTCGAGCTGGCCGAGTACATGGCCCGGCTCGCCGAGGCGAAGCGGCACTCCCCCGGCGAGGACGTGGTCACCGACCTGGTGCGGGCGCAGGAAGCCGACCCGGACTTCGACGACGGCGAGCTGTCCAGGCTCGCCTCCGGCCTGCTGTTCGCCGGGCACGAGACCACGGTGACGCGCATCGACCTCGGGGTGCTCCTGCTGCTGACCGACCTGGATCGCCGGGACGAGTTCGCCGCCGACCCGGCCGGCCGGGTGCAGCAGACCGTGGAGGAGATCCTGCGGGTCGCCGACCCCAGCGGCCTCGGCCTGCTGCGCTACGCCCACGAGGACGTGGAGGTCGGCGGGCAGCTCATCGCGCGCGGTGACGCGGTGCTCATCCCGACCGGTGCGGCGAACCGCGACGAGTCGGTGTACGGCGAGCCGGAGCACTTCGACCCGGAGCGCAAGCCGAACGTGCACCTGACCTTCGGGCACGGCATGCACTTCTGCATCGGCGCGAGCCTGGCGCGCACCGAGCTGAAGGTGGTGTTCACCGAACTGTTCCAGCGGTTCCCCAAGCTGCGGCTGGCGGTGGACGTCGACGACCTCGACGTCCGCTCGGACCGGGTGACCGGCGGCGTGAAGGCCCTCCCGATCACCTGGTGA
- a CDS encoding PadR family transcriptional regulator, translated as MWIDVLLLAHLAKEPSHGYELRKRVEEGTGFALSNNSLYPALRRFTEAAAVTRSAEPQEGRPPRNVYTITEVGRELLHDMLAELPAELAADEPEFLARLAHFDWLTADERLGVVESRRCALRQRRDRLSALTRTGASTWGQEALDESLRRLRAELDWLDGIAARATADLPPQEEH; from the coding sequence GTGTGGATCGACGTCCTGCTGCTGGCCCATCTCGCCAAGGAGCCCTCGCACGGCTACGAGCTGCGGAAGCGGGTGGAGGAAGGAACCGGGTTCGCGCTGTCGAACAACTCGCTCTACCCGGCGCTGCGGCGGTTCACCGAGGCCGCGGCCGTCACCCGCTCCGCCGAGCCGCAGGAGGGCCGGCCGCCGCGCAACGTCTACACGATCACCGAGGTCGGCCGGGAGCTGCTGCACGACATGCTCGCGGAGCTGCCCGCCGAACTCGCCGCGGACGAACCGGAGTTCCTCGCCCGCCTGGCGCACTTCGACTGGCTGACCGCCGACGAGCGCCTCGGCGTCGTCGAGTCGCGCCGGTGCGCGCTTCGGCAGCGCCGCGACCGGCTTTCCGCGCTCACCCGCACCGGCGCGAGCACCTGGGGGCAGGAGGCGCTGGACGAGTCGCTGCGCAGGCTGCGCGCCGAACTGGACTGGCTCGACGGGATCGCCGCCCGGGCCACCGCAGATTTACCACCACAGGAGGAGCACTGA
- a CDS encoding glutathione S-transferase family protein — MGAAQSSTDEFVREPLGVQERITADGSSPWPVEPHRYRLIGARACPWANRVIIVRRLLGLEPVLSLGIAGPLHDDRSWRFHLDPGGVDPVLGIEWLREAYERAIPGYDKGVTVPAVVEIPTGKVVTNAYQDLEFDLATQWTAHHRPGAPDLFPAAHRDEIAEISGQLFHDVNNGVYKCGFAKAQGPYEKAYDALFARLDALSERLAGQRYLVGDTITEADVRFWVTLVRFDAAYHGHFKCNRSTLTDMPVLWAYARDLFQTPGFGDTIDFEQIKQHYYGVHTEINPTGIVPKGPDPSGWLSPHGREELGGRPFGDGTPPGPPPIAERVPSIAEPR, encoded by the coding sequence GTGGGAGCCGCGCAGTCCTCGACCGACGAGTTCGTCCGCGAACCGCTGGGCGTGCAGGAGCGGATCACCGCCGACGGGAGCTCCCCGTGGCCCGTCGAACCGCACCGGTACCGGCTCATCGGCGCCCGCGCCTGCCCGTGGGCGAACCGCGTGATCATCGTGCGCAGGCTGCTCGGCCTGGAACCGGTGCTGTCGCTGGGCATCGCCGGGCCGCTGCACGACGACCGCAGCTGGCGCTTCCACCTCGACCCCGGCGGCGTGGACCCGGTGCTCGGCATCGAATGGCTGCGCGAGGCCTACGAGCGGGCGATTCCGGGTTACGACAAGGGCGTCACCGTGCCCGCGGTCGTCGAGATCCCCACCGGGAAGGTCGTCACCAACGCCTACCAGGACCTCGAATTCGACCTCGCCACGCAGTGGACCGCGCACCACCGCCCCGGTGCGCCCGACCTGTTCCCCGCCGCGCACCGCGACGAGATCGCCGAGATCTCCGGTCAGCTGTTCCACGACGTCAACAACGGCGTCTACAAGTGCGGGTTCGCGAAGGCCCAAGGGCCGTACGAGAAGGCCTACGACGCGCTGTTCGCCCGGCTGGACGCGCTGTCCGAGCGGCTCGCCGGGCAGCGCTACCTCGTCGGCGACACGATCACCGAGGCCGACGTGCGGTTCTGGGTGACGCTGGTGCGCTTCGACGCCGCCTACCACGGGCACTTCAAGTGCAACCGGTCCACGCTCACCGACATGCCGGTGCTGTGGGCCTACGCGCGCGACCTGTTCCAGACGCCGGGATTCGGCGACACCATCGACTTCGAGCAGATCAAGCAGCACTACTACGGCGTGCACACCGAGATCAACCCGACCGGGATCGTGCCGAAGGGGCCGGACCCGTCGGGCTGGCTGAGCCCGCACGGCCGCGAAGAGCTCGGCGGGCGCCCCTTCGGCGACGGGACCCCGCCCGGTCCGCCGCCGATCGCGGAACGGGTGCCCTCGATCGCCGAGCCCCGGTGA
- a CDS encoding phage tail sheath C-terminal domain-containing protein, with protein MPTNTSYPGVHVEEIPSSARTISTVTTSVTAFVGHTRRGPLNEPVRVTSFAEFERRFGGLTSRGALGYAVHQFFANGGTIALVVRVAARGTGKAASVVLHAGDRRKDCPVLAVHAKEPGAWGNGLHVTVDHDTNRPEETFNLHVADARVGVREAFGGLSLEPGHGRYAETAVNSSSALIRVEVLDSGLPAASGTVSRPFDGELPDLGVELTAKIGDVERDFTLYEEDVDGEAPCTVAELALLLERKLRSLPDAPGKRAFAGATVTAFGDRLQTVAGSTDPADEVRFRGECAGDLGLDETVRPPVFPLECGEDGDPPGPRDLIGSEARKTGLQALRDVDDVNLLALPELAGYESTEDVLVVLTAADRICRERRIFLLVDAPSAWSGVDAVRAGIAAFDPVRSDHAGLFFPHLQLVDPLSGRLRSFPPCGAVAGVIARTDAERGVWKAPAGTEAKLLGVRSPSVRLTDRESGLLNPLGVNCLRSFPVVGAVVWGARTLAGSDAADSEWKYLPVRRLALHVEESLRRGLQWAVFEPNTEQLWQQIRLNASAYLHTLFRQGAFQGGTPREAYFVKCDADTTTQEDVDRGVVNVVVGIAPTKPAEFVIVTIQQFAGLPQA; from the coding sequence ATGCCGACGAACACGTCCTATCCAGGTGTCCACGTCGAGGAGATCCCGAGCAGCGCGCGCACCATCTCCACCGTCACCACCTCGGTGACCGCGTTCGTCGGGCACACCCGCCGCGGACCGCTGAACGAGCCGGTCCGGGTGACCAGCTTCGCCGAGTTCGAGCGCCGCTTCGGCGGGCTGACCTCGCGCGGCGCGCTCGGCTACGCGGTGCACCAGTTCTTCGCCAACGGCGGCACGATCGCGCTCGTCGTGCGCGTCGCCGCCCGCGGTACCGGCAAGGCCGCCTCGGTGGTGCTGCACGCCGGCGACCGGCGCAAGGACTGCCCGGTGCTGGCGGTGCACGCGAAGGAACCCGGGGCGTGGGGCAACGGCCTGCACGTCACCGTCGACCACGACACGAACCGCCCGGAGGAGACGTTCAACCTGCACGTCGCCGACGCGCGGGTCGGGGTCCGCGAAGCCTTCGGCGGCCTGTCGCTGGAGCCCGGGCACGGCCGGTACGCGGAGACCGCGGTGAACTCGTCCTCGGCGCTGATCCGCGTCGAAGTGCTGGATTCGGGGCTGCCCGCCGCGAGCGGCACCGTCTCCCGCCCGTTCGACGGCGAGCTGCCGGACCTGGGCGTGGAGCTCACCGCGAAGATCGGCGACGTGGAGCGGGACTTCACGCTCTACGAGGAGGACGTGGACGGCGAGGCGCCGTGCACCGTCGCCGAACTGGCGCTGCTGCTGGAGCGCAAGCTGCGCTCGCTGCCGGACGCCCCGGGCAAGCGCGCGTTCGCGGGGGCGACCGTCACCGCGTTCGGCGACCGGCTGCAGACCGTCGCCGGTTCCACCGACCCGGCCGACGAGGTCCGGTTCCGCGGCGAGTGCGCCGGGGACCTCGGGCTCGACGAGACGGTGCGCCCGCCGGTGTTCCCGCTGGAGTGCGGGGAGGACGGCGACCCGCCCGGACCGCGCGACCTCATCGGCAGCGAGGCGCGCAAGACCGGGTTGCAGGCGTTGCGCGACGTGGACGACGTGAACCTGCTGGCGCTGCCCGAACTCGCCGGCTACGAGTCCACTGAGGACGTGCTGGTGGTGCTCACCGCGGCCGACCGGATCTGCCGCGAGCGCCGGATCTTCCTGCTGGTGGACGCGCCGTCAGCGTGGTCCGGGGTGGATGCGGTGCGCGCCGGCATCGCCGCGTTCGACCCGGTGCGCAGCGACCACGCTGGCCTGTTCTTCCCGCACCTGCAGCTGGTCGACCCGCTGTCCGGGCGGCTGCGGTCCTTCCCGCCGTGCGGGGCGGTCGCCGGGGTCATCGCCCGCACCGATGCCGAGCGCGGCGTGTGGAAGGCGCCGGCGGGGACCGAGGCGAAGCTGCTCGGGGTGCGGTCGCCGTCGGTGCGGCTCACCGACCGGGAGAGCGGGCTGCTCAACCCGCTCGGGGTGAACTGCCTGCGCAGCTTCCCCGTGGTGGGCGCGGTCGTGTGGGGCGCGCGGACCCTCGCGGGTTCGGATGCGGCCGACTCGGAGTGGAAGTACCTGCCGGTGCGGCGGCTGGCGCTGCACGTGGAGGAGAGCCTGCGCCGCGGCCTGCAGTGGGCGGTGTTCGAACCGAACACCGAACAGCTGTGGCAGCAGATCCGGCTCAACGCATCCGCCTACCTGCACACCCTGTTCCGGCAGGGCGCGTTCCAGGGCGGCACGCCCCGCGAGGCGTACTTCGTCAAGTGCGACGCCGACACCACCACGCAGGAGGACGTCGATCGCGGAGTCGTCAACGTCGTCGTCGGCATCGCCCCGACGAAGCCCGCCGAGTTCGTGATCGTGACCATCCAGCAGTTCGCCGGCCTCCCGCAGGCGTAG
- a CDS encoding phage tail protein, which produces MAEFQINAHRFDPYKNFKFLVLWDGRTVAGVSKISPLKRTTEVVKHRHGGDPSSPRKAPGRSEFEGITLERGVTHDPEFDRWANKVWQVGAGLGSEVSLADFRKDIVIQLLNEAGQVAVSHKLYRTWPSEYQVLGELDANANAVAIQSLKLECEGWERDYEVPEPTEPAFTNPA; this is translated from the coding sequence ATGGCCGAGTTCCAGATCAACGCCCACCGCTTCGACCCGTACAAGAACTTCAAGTTCCTCGTCCTCTGGGACGGGCGCACGGTGGCGGGCGTCAGCAAGATCAGCCCGTTGAAGCGCACCACCGAGGTGGTCAAGCACCGCCACGGTGGCGATCCGAGTTCCCCGCGCAAGGCGCCGGGCCGCTCCGAGTTCGAGGGCATCACCTTGGAGCGCGGGGTCACCCACGACCCCGAGTTCGACCGGTGGGCCAACAAGGTCTGGCAGGTCGGCGCCGGGCTCGGGTCGGAGGTGTCGCTCGCGGACTTCCGCAAGGACATCGTCATCCAGCTGCTCAACGAGGCCGGCCAGGTCGCCGTCTCGCACAAGCTGTACCGCACCTGGCCCAGCGAGTACCAGGTGCTGGGCGAGCTGGACGCGAACGCGAACGCGGTGGCGATCCAGAGCCTGAAGCTGGAGTGCGAGGGCTGGGAGCGGGACTACGAGGTGCCGGAGCCGACGGAACCGGCGTTCACCAATCCCGCCTAG
- a CDS encoding T4 family baseplate hub assembly chaperone: protein MVVTGPAELLAAWEAGLARRAAGRAEVLHRAARPEASVAHLDAEPLGARVADLLVLRRALFGERMQVLLECAACGEVVEFDLDARGLADHPRPTGDPLRVVDDGIEVEFRLPTAADLDAAATAPAEQRGAWLLARCTLSAEHDGEPVEPADLPERVRRRMAELAEQADPAADLAVTVHCPHCGGGTPTVLDVAEFLWAELDSWSRDVLLDVHLLAAAYGWSEPQILALSPLRRRYYLELCADA, encoded by the coding sequence GTGGTGGTGACGGGACCGGCGGAGCTGCTGGCCGCCTGGGAAGCGGGGTTGGCGCGGCGCGCGGCCGGGCGGGCGGAAGTGCTGCATCGCGCGGCGCGGCCGGAGGCGTCGGTGGCGCACCTCGACGCGGAACCGCTCGGGGCGCGGGTGGCGGACCTGCTGGTGCTGCGCCGGGCGCTGTTCGGCGAGCGGATGCAGGTGCTGCTGGAGTGCGCCGCGTGCGGCGAGGTCGTCGAGTTCGACCTGGACGCGCGCGGCCTCGCCGACCACCCGCGGCCCACCGGTGATCCGCTGCGGGTCGTCGACGACGGGATCGAGGTCGAGTTCCGGTTGCCGACGGCCGCCGACCTGGACGCGGCGGCCACCGCACCGGCCGAGCAGCGCGGCGCGTGGTTGCTGGCCCGCTGCACGCTCTCCGCCGAACACGACGGCGAACCGGTCGAACCGGCAGACCTGCCGGAGCGGGTGCGGCGGCGGATGGCGGAGCTCGCCGAGCAGGCCGATCCGGCGGCGGACCTGGCGGTGACCGTGCACTGCCCGCACTGCGGGGGCGGTACGCCGACGGTGCTCGACGTGGCCGAATTCCTGTGGGCGGAACTGGATTCGTGGTCCCGGGACGTGCTGCTGGACGTGCACCTGCTCGCCGCCGCCTACGGGTGGAGCGAACCGCAGATCCTGGCGCTCAGTCCGCTTCGGCGGCGCTACTACCTGGAGTTGTGCGCTGATGCCTGA